One segment of Haloplanus natans DSM 17983 DNA contains the following:
- a CDS encoding DUF5817 domain-containing protein, with protein sequence MYAVVGCTDCHALWLLSDPESAETATCPRCGRRHRTGKLKRLFTAEDRETAREARASMLADAADATASFESVPSDAETDAPVVDDDEYLDAAGIDADAVAAAGERSDRRSRSRSRPEIVRDALRELEAPDERDVVAYAADHGVPEDAAADLLDRLVRRGEATAHGGTYRLL encoded by the coding sequence ATGTACGCGGTGGTGGGCTGTACGGACTGTCACGCCCTGTGGCTCCTTTCGGACCCGGAGTCGGCCGAGACGGCGACCTGCCCGCGTTGTGGGCGGCGCCACCGGACCGGGAAGCTGAAGCGGCTGTTTACCGCCGAGGACCGCGAGACGGCCCGCGAGGCCCGCGCGTCGATGCTCGCCGACGCCGCCGACGCGACGGCGTCGTTCGAGTCCGTCCCGTCGGACGCCGAGACGGACGCCCCCGTCGTCGACGACGACGAGTATCTGGACGCGGCGGGCATCGACGCCGACGCGGTGGCCGCGGCGGGTGAGCGCTCCGACCGACGCTCGCGGAGTCGAAGCCGCCCCGAAATCGTCCGCGACGCGCTCCGCGAACTGGAGGCGCCCGACGAGCGCGACGTGGTGGCGTACGCGGCCGATCACGGCGTCCCCGAGGACGCCGCGGCGGACCTGCTCGATCGGCTGGTGCGGCGGGGCGAAGCGACGGCTCACGGCGGCACGTACCGGCTATTGTAG
- a CDS encoding ArsR/SmtB family transcription factor, which yields MTEDTETLRPDDAFTLLADRTRIKIIRALGDASTPGVPETLPFSELRRRADISGSGRFNYHLGKLVGQFVEETEDGYRLSYPGVRVYQAIKAGTFTDRVRIDPFELDAVCHVCGAPQEAAYDDSMFRVRCGGDCGAVFYKYFCPPSSLADREREGVLRAANERIQREIASMAKGVCPWCCGRMTARVLPPDAEMPHRDNPAIEHRVLHACDTCDGAIYTRLGGLVVTHPAVVSFFHDHAVDVTRRHIWSLPFAASDERTTITDRDPLHATVRVGCEGETLRLRLDEEPSVIEATRVD from the coding sequence GTGACCGAGGACACCGAGACCCTGCGCCCCGACGACGCCTTTACCCTGTTAGCCGACCGGACGCGGATCAAGATCATCAGGGCCCTCGGGGACGCCTCCACGCCCGGCGTGCCGGAGACGCTGCCGTTCTCGGAGCTTCGCCGCCGGGCCGACATCTCGGGAAGCGGCCGGTTCAACTACCACCTCGGAAAGCTGGTTGGGCAGTTCGTCGAGGAGACCGAGGACGGCTACCGCCTGAGCTACCCCGGGGTGCGGGTGTATCAGGCGATCAAGGCGGGGACGTTCACCGACCGCGTGCGGATCGACCCTTTCGAACTCGACGCCGTCTGCCACGTCTGTGGCGCCCCCCAGGAGGCCGCCTACGACGACAGCATGTTCCGCGTGCGCTGTGGCGGCGACTGCGGGGCGGTGTTTTACAAGTACTTCTGCCCGCCGAGCAGCCTAGCCGACCGGGAGCGCGAGGGCGTCCTCCGCGCGGCCAACGAGCGCATCCAGCGCGAAATCGCGTCGATGGCGAAGGGCGTCTGCCCGTGGTGTTGTGGTCGCATGACCGCCCGCGTCCTCCCGCCGGACGCCGAGATGCCCCACCGCGACAACCCCGCCATCGAGCACCGGGTCCTGCACGCCTGTGACACCTGTGACGGCGCCATCTACACCCGCCTCGGCGGTCTGGTCGTCACGCATCCGGCGGTCGTCTCCTTCTTCCACGACCACGCGGTCGACGTGACGCGCCGACACATCTGGTCGCTCCCCTTCGCGGCCTCGGACGAGCGGACGACGATCACCGACCGCGACCCCCTGCACGCGACGGTGCGGGTCGGCTGCGAGGGCGAGACGCTTCGACTGCGTCTCGACGAGGAGCCGTCGGTGATCGAGGCGACGCGGGTCGACTAG
- the hmgA gene encoding hydroxymethylglutaryl-CoA reductase (NADPH): protein MTDDSVAALVDRVRDGDIRLHELEAHANADAAADARRRIVESDAGVDLDAVGSYGFPAERADANIENMIGAAQVPMGVAGPVTVNGGAVDGARYLPMATTEGALLASVNRGCSVVDAAGGATARVTKSGMTRAPVFRVGDVAEAEALVEWVRDNEGGLREAAEATTSHGELLDVTPYVVGDSVFLRFRYDTKDAMGMNMATIATRAAAEAIEEATTASLIALSGNLCTDKKPAAINAVEGRGRSVTADVTIPREVVESRLHTTPEAIAEVNRRKNLVGSAKAGSLGFNAHVANVVAAMFLATGQDAAQVVEGSNAITTAEARDDGLYVSVSLASLEVGTVGGGTKLPTQGEGLDLLGVGGGGDPPGSNADALAECIAAGALAGELSLLAALGSRHLSSAHESLGR from the coding sequence ATGACCGACGACAGTGTCGCCGCCCTCGTCGACCGGGTCCGCGACGGCGACATCCGACTCCACGAACTCGAAGCGCACGCGAACGCCGACGCGGCGGCGGACGCGCGGCGTCGTATCGTCGAATCGGACGCCGGCGTCGACCTGGACGCGGTCGGGTCGTACGGCTTCCCCGCCGAACGGGCCGACGCCAACATCGAGAACATGATCGGCGCGGCACAGGTACCGATGGGCGTCGCCGGCCCCGTCACCGTCAACGGCGGCGCCGTCGACGGGGCGCGCTACCTCCCGATGGCGACGACCGAGGGGGCCCTCCTGGCGAGTGTCAACCGCGGCTGTTCGGTCGTCGACGCCGCCGGCGGCGCGACGGCCCGCGTCACGAAATCGGGGATGACCCGCGCGCCCGTCTTCCGCGTCGGCGACGTGGCCGAGGCCGAGGCGCTCGTCGAGTGGGTGCGGGACAACGAGGGGGGGCTCCGCGAGGCCGCCGAGGCGACGACGAGCCACGGCGAACTGCTCGACGTGACGCCGTACGTCGTCGGGGACTCCGTCTTCCTGCGCTTTCGGTACGACACCAAGGACGCGATGGGGATGAACATGGCCACCATCGCGACGCGGGCGGCCGCCGAGGCGATAGAGGAGGCGACGACTGCCTCGCTGATCGCGCTCTCGGGCAACCTGTGTACGGACAAGAAGCCGGCGGCGATCAACGCCGTCGAGGGGCGGGGTCGAAGCGTCACCGCCGACGTGACGATTCCGCGCGAGGTGGTCGAGTCGCGCCTGCACACCACGCCCGAAGCCATCGCGGAGGTGAACCGACGCAAGAACCTCGTGGGGAGCGCGAAGGCCGGCAGTCTCGGCTTCAACGCCCACGTCGCGAACGTCGTCGCCGCCATGTTCCTCGCGACGGGGCAGGACGCCGCGCAGGTGGTCGAGGGGTCGAACGCCATCACGACCGCCGAGGCGCGCGACGACGGCCTGTACGTCTCCGTCTCGCTCGCCAGCCTGGAGGTGGGCACCGTCGGGGGCGGGACGAAACTCCCGACACAGGGCGAGGGACTGGATCTGCTGGGCGTCGGCGGCGGCGGCGACCCGCCCGGGTCGAACGCCGACGCCCTCGCGGAGTGTATCGCCGCCGGCGCGCTAGCGGGCGAACTCTCCCTGCTCGCGGCGCTCGGATCGCGACACCTCTCCTCGGCCCACGAGTCGCTGGGGCGGTGA
- a CDS encoding methyltransferase domain-containing protein, which translates to MGILEDKSRARLFYKYLSKVYDQVNPFIWNEEMRAEALELIDLDPDDRVLDVGCGTGFGTEGLLQYTEHVHGLDQSIHQMEKAFEKFGRTDRVDFYRGDAERLPFKDDSFDALWSSGSIEYWPNPVDALEEFRRIVEPGGSVLVVGPNYPRSSVFQRLADAIMLFYDEAEADRMFADAGFDDVTHVTMGPAYNPEIAITTLARVPDSA; encoded by the coding sequence ATGGGGATTCTCGAAGACAAATCCCGGGCGCGGCTGTTCTACAAGTACCTCTCGAAGGTGTACGACCAGGTGAACCCGTTCATCTGGAACGAGGAGATGCGCGCCGAGGCGCTCGAACTCATCGACCTCGATCCCGACGACCGGGTGCTCGACGTGGGCTGTGGCACCGGTTTCGGCACCGAAGGCCTCCTCCAGTACACCGAGCACGTCCACGGGCTCGACCAGAGCATCCACCAGATGGAGAAGGCATTCGAGAAGTTCGGCCGCACGGATCGGGTGGACTTCTACCGCGGCGACGCCGAGCGCCTCCCGTTCAAAGACGACAGCTTCGACGCCCTCTGGTCTTCGGGCTCGATCGAGTACTGGCCCAACCCCGTCGACGCCTTAGAGGAGTTTCGCCGCATCGTCGAACCCGGTGGCTCGGTGCTCGTCGTCGGTCCGAACTACCCGCGTAGCTCGGTCTTCCAGCGACTCGCCGACGCGATCATGCTCTTTTACGACGAGGCGGAGGCCGACCGGATGTTCGCCGACGCCGGTTTCGACGACGTGACCCACGTCACGATGGGGCCGGCGTACAACCCCGAAATCGCGATCACGACGCTGGCGCGCGTCCCCGACTCGGCGTAG
- the pdxT gene encoding pyridoxal 5'-phosphate synthase glutaminase subunit PdxT has product MTGTVRIGVVAVQGNVSEHVDAIERTASATGLDVDTVGVRDSGIVPDCDALALPGGESTTISRLLALEGIDEEIRDHAAAGKPILATCAGLIVAASDARDDRVDTLDLIDVSVDRNAFGRQVDSFEAGLDVTGLDDPFHAVFIRAPVVDEVGPDVDVLATWEDRPVAVSQGSVVATSFHPELTADDRLHRLALFDPLRATAAGDEGAEA; this is encoded by the coding sequence GTGACGGGGACCGTCCGTATCGGCGTCGTCGCCGTCCAGGGAAACGTGAGCGAGCACGTCGACGCCATCGAACGCACGGCGTCCGCCACCGGCCTCGACGTCGACACCGTCGGGGTCCGTGACTCGGGGATCGTCCCGGACTGCGACGCCCTCGCGCTTCCCGGCGGCGAGTCGACGACCATCTCGCGTCTGCTGGCACTGGAGGGCATCGACGAGGAGATCAGGGACCACGCCGCCGCCGGCAAGCCAATTTTGGCGACCTGTGCCGGACTGATCGTCGCCGCCAGCGACGCCCGTGACGACCGGGTCGACACGCTCGACCTGATCGACGTAAGCGTCGACCGCAACGCCTTCGGCCGACAGGTCGACAGCTTCGAGGCCGGCCTCGACGTGACGGGGCTCGACGACCCCTTCCACGCGGTGTTCATCCGCGCGCCCGTCGTCGACGAAGTGGGTCCCGACGTGGACGTGCTGGCGACGTGGGAGGACCGCCCCGTCGCCGTGTCACAGGGATCGGTCGTCGCCACCTCCTTTCATCCGGAGCTCACCGCCGACGACCGCCTCCACCGGCTCGCGCTGTTCGACCCGCTCCGTGCTACAGCCGCCGGCGACGAGGGGGCCGAGGCGTGA
- a CDS encoding helix-turn-helix transcriptional regulator, with amino-acid sequence MSATALEYLAASSVRPDVLAVLREHGLLSLRDLDDHVSASRRTVKRTLSAMESRGWVRKVDGGYELTALGETLLSAYERFRERSRVASRLRPVLEHVPASMFDFDIEALTDATVVAPDDDPAAFADRMVALRADANRIREYAPFLTLDSVRQLAQHVENGRPSPDTTIIVRTDAPPQSSPEYRERFRTPVEAPGVDIRHHPDGPMLGFGIVDGRAFLGAAADDGMPCFLLESEGSALVSWVDRQFENCLAAAEPLSVERS; translated from the coding sequence ATGTCGGCCACCGCGCTCGAATATCTGGCTGCGTCGTCCGTCCGCCCCGACGTACTGGCTGTGCTCCGGGAGCACGGCCTGCTCTCGCTCCGGGATCTGGACGACCACGTCTCGGCCTCGCGGCGCACGGTCAAGCGGACGCTGAGCGCGATGGAGTCCCGCGGGTGGGTTCGGAAGGTCGACGGCGGCTACGAACTCACCGCCCTCGGCGAGACGTTGCTCTCGGCCTACGAGCGGTTCCGCGAGCGAAGCCGCGTCGCGAGCCGTCTCCGGCCCGTCCTCGAACACGTCCCCGCCTCGATGTTCGACTTCGATATCGAGGCACTGACCGACGCGACGGTGGTCGCGCCCGACGACGATCCGGCGGCCTTTGCCGACCGGATGGTTGCGCTCCGTGCGGACGCGAACCGGATCCGCGAGTACGCCCCATTTCTCACGCTCGACAGCGTCCGACAGCTAGCGCAACACGTCGAGAACGGCCGCCCCTCGCCCGATACGACGATCATCGTCCGGACCGACGCGCCACCGCAGTCGTCGCCGGAGTATCGCGAGCGATTCCGGACGCCGGTCGAAGCTCCCGGCGTCGACATCCGGCATCACCCGGACGGCCCGATGCTCGGGTTCGGCATCGTCGACGGCCGCGCCTTCCTCGGCGCGGCGGCCGACGACGGAATGCCGTGTTTCCTGCTGGAGAGCGAGGGGTCCGCACTCGTCTCGTGGGTCGACCGGCAGTTCGAGAACTGTCTCGCCGCTGCGGAGCCGCTGTCGGTGGAGCGGTCGTAA
- a CDS encoding archaemetzincin family Zn-dependent metalloprotease encodes MLVDIVPIGDVPAQVKREASAGLRSVYDCEVTIHDAQSIPDGAFDRSRNQYRAEEFIELTSRVGSGEKNIGITPEDLYYRRRNYVFGLAYLNGNGSVVSTYRLQTSSDGGVTHKPQSEVFADRVRKEIVHEIGHTVGLEHCDNERCVMSFSPTVREVDKKEETLCGSCNRTLF; translated from the coding sequence ATGCTCGTCGACATCGTGCCGATCGGGGACGTTCCGGCACAGGTGAAACGCGAGGCTTCTGCCGGGCTGCGATCCGTCTACGACTGTGAGGTGACGATCCACGACGCCCAATCCATCCCCGACGGCGCGTTCGACAGGAGTCGAAACCAGTACCGGGCCGAGGAGTTCATCGAACTCACGAGCCGCGTCGGCTCCGGCGAGAAGAACATCGGCATCACGCCCGAGGACCTCTACTACCGGCGCCGGAACTACGTCTTCGGCCTCGCCTATCTCAACGGCAACGGCTCCGTGGTCTCTACGTACCGCCTCCAGACCTCCTCCGATGGCGGCGTCACGCACAAACCCCAATCCGAGGTGTTCGCCGACCGCGTGCGCAAGGAGATCGTCCACGAGATCGGTCACACCGTCGGGCTCGAACACTGTGACAACGAACGCTGCGTCATGAGTTTCTCCCCGACGGTCCGCGAAGTGGACAAGAAAGAGGAGACGCTGTGTGGCTCCTGTAACCGGACGCTGTTCTGA
- a CDS encoding UPF0146 family protein, with protein sequence MSATRTELAARLAVYDRLVEVGIGRRPEVAAALADADCTVTATDVFDAPTPEGVRFVRGDVVARAERVRAGGDPGDPYRVDAVYALNCPAELQRPARDVAHAADADFLFTTLGFEDPVLPVERETVGGETLYVAERRR encoded by the coding sequence GTGTCCGCCACGCGCACCGAACTCGCCGCCCGTCTGGCCGTCTACGACCGCCTCGTCGAGGTGGGGATCGGCCGCCGCCCCGAAGTGGCGGCCGCCCTCGCTGACGCCGACTGTACGGTGACCGCGACCGACGTGTTCGACGCCCCCACTCCCGAGGGCGTCCGCTTCGTCCGCGGCGACGTGGTCGCGCGAGCCGAACGGGTTCGAGCGGGAGGCGACCCCGGCGACCCCTACCGCGTCGACGCCGTCTACGCCCTGAACTGCCCCGCCGAACTCCAGCGACCTGCCCGCGACGTGGCTCACGCCGCCGACGCCGACTTCCTTTTTACCACGCTCGGCTTCGAGGACCCCGTCCTGCCGGTCGAACGCGAGACGGTGGGCGGCGAGACGCTGTACGTCGCCGAGCGTCGTAGATAG
- a CDS encoding YbhB/YbcL family Raf kinase inhibitor-like protein has protein sequence MELSSPAFRDGDPIPEEYGYTERNVNPPLEISGVPDGAESLVMVVDDPDAVDPAGKIWIHWLVWNVNPTRKRIPEDWSTDTATAVEGENDYGEVGYGGPNPPDREHTYRFRLFALDDELGLSAGASLDDLERAMEGLVIESTTYEGTYAP, from the coding sequence ATGGAGCTATCCAGCCCGGCCTTCCGAGACGGCGATCCCATCCCCGAGGAGTACGGCTACACCGAGCGCAACGTGAACCCGCCACTCGAAATCTCCGGAGTGCCCGACGGCGCCGAATCGCTCGTGATGGTCGTCGACGACCCCGACGCGGTCGACCCCGCGGGCAAGATCTGGATTCACTGGCTGGTGTGGAACGTCAACCCGACGCGCAAGCGCATCCCGGAGGACTGGTCGACCGATACGGCCACGGCTGTCGAGGGCGAGAACGACTACGGCGAGGTGGGCTACGGCGGCCCGAACCCCCCGGATCGCGAACACACCTACCGCTTCCGGCTGTTCGCCCTGGATGATGAACTCGGCCTGTCGGCCGGCGCGTCGCTCGACGACCTGGAGCGGGCGATGGAGGGTCTCGTCATCGAGTCGACGACGTACGAGGGGACGTACGCGCCGTGA
- a CDS encoding TIGR01548 family HAD-type hydrolase gives MDVDAVVLDIDGVLVDVADSYRRAIVESVDRVYGRTVDDAAIQAFKDAGGFNNDWELTYAAALFVLAREAGYDADVPAFTDAVAEAGGGLDAAEAVVRDAGYDAAFDRWDPDRLRETFQALYLGTDLYRDLEGGEPPFEARGYIHDEPVIVEASTIADLNERFAVGVLTGRPAAEADIALSRVGLSVPDAHRFTMDDWAEGKPHPHALTTLADRLDAARVAFAGDTLDDVRTAANAAESDPDRTYHGVGVLTGGLTGESGRRAYTDAGAAAVVESVNDLPALLDS, from the coding sequence ATGGACGTAGACGCGGTCGTTCTCGACATCGACGGGGTGCTCGTCGACGTGGCGGACTCCTACCGCCGCGCCATCGTCGAGTCCGTCGACCGGGTGTACGGGCGGACGGTCGACGACGCGGCGATCCAGGCGTTCAAAGACGCCGGCGGCTTCAACAACGACTGGGAACTCACGTACGCCGCGGCGCTGTTCGTCCTCGCCCGTGAGGCGGGCTACGACGCCGACGTGCCGGCCTTCACCGACGCGGTCGCCGAGGCGGGTGGCGGCCTCGACGCCGCCGAAGCCGTCGTCCGCGACGCGGGGTACGACGCGGCCTTCGATCGATGGGACCCCGACCGCCTGCGAGAGACGTTTCAGGCGCTCTACCTCGGCACGGACCTGTATCGCGACCTGGAGGGCGGCGAGCCACCCTTCGAGGCACGGGGCTACATCCACGACGAACCCGTCATCGTCGAGGCGTCGACGATAGCCGACCTGAACGAGCGGTTCGCGGTGGGCGTGTTGACGGGCCGTCCCGCCGCGGAGGCCGATATCGCCCTCTCGCGGGTCGGGCTCTCGGTTCCCGACGCCCACCGCTTCACGATGGACGACTGGGCGGAGGGCAAACCCCATCCCCACGCTCTGACGACACTCGCCGACCGACTGGACGCGGCGCGCGTTGCCTTCGCCGGCGACACACTCGACGACGTGCGGACGGCGGCCAACGCCGCCGAGAGCGACCCTGACCGGACCTACCACGGCGTCGGCGTCCTCACCGGCGGCCTGACCGGCGAGTCGGGCCGCCGAGCGTACACGGACGCCGGCGCCGCCGCGGTGGTCGAGTCGGTGAACGACCTGCCGGCCCTGCTCGACTCGTGA
- a CDS encoding thioredoxin family protein, whose translation MTVRLLDFYADWCGPCDAQEPILEELLADYEGVELTKIDVDQDQDTANEYQVQSLPTVVVENDDGIVDRFVGVTQRPDIEDALERAGV comes from the coding sequence ATGACCGTTCGACTGCTCGATTTCTACGCCGACTGGTGTGGACCGTGCGACGCACAGGAGCCGATTCTCGAGGAGCTGCTCGCGGACTACGAGGGCGTCGAGCTGACGAAAATCGACGTGGATCAGGACCAGGACACCGCCAACGAGTACCAGGTCCAGTCCCTCCCGACGGTCGTCGTCGAGAACGACGACGGTATCGTCGATCGGTTCGTCGGCGTCACCCAGCGTCCCGACATCGAGGACGCGCTCGAACGCGCCGGCGTCTAG
- the hisE gene encoding phosphoribosyl-ATP diphosphatase, whose amino-acid sequence MSDDAAADTEAVLDALFATIEDRRDELPEGSYTASLFTHEKGENAVLEKVGEEATEVILAAKDDDREELLAESADLVYHLLVLLAMEGATVDDLRAELEGRF is encoded by the coding sequence GTGAGCGACGATGCGGCGGCCGACACGGAAGCCGTCCTCGACGCCCTCTTTGCCACCATCGAGGACCGCCGCGACGAACTTCCCGAGGGCTCCTACACCGCCTCGCTGTTCACCCACGAGAAAGGCGAGAACGCGGTGCTGGAGAAAGTCGGCGAGGAGGCCACGGAGGTGATCCTCGCCGCGAAAGACGACGACCGGGAGGAACTGCTCGCCGAGTCGGCCGACCTGGTCTATCACCTACTCGTCCTGCTGGCGATGGAGGGGGCGACGGTCGACGACCTTCGGGCGGAGCTCGAAGGCCGGTTTTAG
- a CDS encoding beta-class carbonic anhydrase: protein MSHDHDHDHEPGHHHEHVDEAVEAHDDWARRRRKGIPTDDQLLVVACMDERIPVEEALGIELGDAQIYRNAGGKVTDDVIRSAALTTQFFDTEEIIVINHTDCGMMSAPDDAVVEGLEAAAGGSLDDVDLDPSLPELTVGDASVADWVRMTDDIDEACAAQVRYLEDHPLIDATVHGYVYEVESGTLRHPGGRIAEEISTRVE from the coding sequence GTGTCACACGACCACGACCACGACCACGAACCGGGGCACCACCACGAACACGTCGACGAGGCGGTCGAGGCCCACGACGACTGGGCGCGCCGACGGCGCAAGGGCATCCCGACCGACGATCAACTCCTGGTCGTCGCCTGCATGGACGAACGTATCCCCGTCGAGGAGGCCCTCGGCATCGAACTCGGCGACGCCCAGATCTATCGGAACGCGGGCGGGAAAGTGACCGACGACGTGATCCGGTCGGCGGCGCTCACGACGCAGTTTTTCGACACCGAGGAGATCATCGTGATCAACCACACCGACTGCGGGATGATGAGCGCGCCCGACGACGCCGTCGTCGAGGGTCTCGAAGCCGCGGCGGGCGGCAGTCTGGACGACGTGGACCTCGATCCCTCGCTACCCGAACTGACCGTCGGCGACGCATCCGTCGCAGATTGGGTGCGCATGACGGACGACATCGACGAGGCCTGTGCCGCGCAAGTGCGGTATCTGGAGGACCACCCGCTGATCGACGCCACCGTCCACGGCTACGTCTACGAGGTCGAGAGCGGGACGCTCCGCCACCCCGGCGGACGCATCGCCGAGGAGATCAGCACGCGCGTCGAGTAG
- the npdG gene encoding NADPH-dependent F420 reductase, which yields MRIALLGGTGDVGEGLALRWAYHTDHEVVIGSRDPEKARAKAEEYETELSSRGVDCKINGFENAMAADRARVVVLAVPAYHATDTVEAVADSLDEGTVLVTPATGMKRDDDGFHYNRPGAGSVTLLVADAAPDDVAVVGAFHNLAAGRLADLDADLGIDTLLVADDADAKDLVSLLADGIDGLRPLDAGGLANAPEIEALTPLLINVAMHNDGLHDLGVRFD from the coding sequence ATGCGAATCGCGCTACTCGGCGGGACCGGCGACGTGGGCGAGGGGTTAGCCCTCCGGTGGGCGTACCACACCGACCACGAGGTAGTGATCGGCTCTCGCGACCCGGAGAAGGCCCGCGCGAAGGCCGAGGAGTACGAAACCGAACTGTCGAGCCGCGGCGTCGACTGCAAGATCAACGGCTTCGAGAACGCGATGGCGGCCGACCGGGCGCGGGTGGTCGTCCTCGCCGTCCCCGCCTACCACGCGACCGACACGGTCGAGGCAGTGGCCGACTCGCTCGACGAGGGGACGGTTCTGGTGACGCCCGCCACGGGGATGAAACGCGACGACGACGGCTTCCACTACAACCGCCCCGGCGCGGGGAGCGTCACCCTCCTCGTCGCCGACGCCGCCCCCGACGACGTGGCCGTCGTCGGCGCCTTCCACAACCTCGCGGCGGGCCGCCTCGCCGACCTGGACGCCGACCTCGGAATCGACACCCTCCTCGTCGCCGACGACGCCGACGCGAAGGACCTCGTCTCCCTTCTCGCCGATGGCATCGACGGCCTCCGACCGCTGGACGCCGGTGGCCTCGCCAACGCCCCCGAAATCGAGGCGCTGACGCCGCTCCTGATCAACGTCGCCATGCACAACGACGGCCTCCACGACCTCGGGGTCCGGTTCGACTAA
- a CDS encoding preprotein translocase subunit Sec61beta: MSGSQSGGLMSSAGLVRYFDAEDRNAIRIDPKTVVAFGVLFGVLVQILNVVSL, translated from the coding sequence ATGAGTGGGAGCCAAAGTGGTGGCCTGATGTCGAGTGCGGGGCTCGTTCGCTACTTCGACGCCGAGGACCGCAACGCCATCCGGATCGACCCGAAGACCGTGGTCGCGTTCGGCGTGCTGTTCGGCGTTCTCGTGCAGATTCTGAACGTCGTCTCGCTGTGA